The Helianthus annuus cultivar XRQ/B chromosome 15, HanXRQr2.0-SUNRISE, whole genome shotgun sequence genomic sequence ccctatatatatatattgttttaccataccctatatatatacacacgcgATTGTGCCTCATTTAGTGTTCATCAAATGCTACAAAAGAAGGTTTAAAATAAACCGCGACACCGACATTATCAAGCAAGTTAAATTGCTAAAaacatatatgaaataaatcCAAATTCTCGTTTAACGGAATCATTGTTGGATTAATCTTATTACAATATATCACAGTTTGAATTAATCTTATCACAATGTCGTACGTTTATTTCTATGTTTCATTATCAAAGAAAAAAACTAATCGAAATTTTGATCATAACCTACACATTTTTCCTTCTTTCtggttttttgtttgttttcttcCTATTGTGCTAAACCAACATTATCCAAGTCAGCCATCAATCATGACTAAAGCATGTTAAGTCATGAAATTCTATACCCGTAATTACACTACTATAGAAATAAATCTTATCTTTAAAAGTGTGCATAGTGCACATGATATGATTTATGTAAGCTAACTCACAAAACCAACAAAACTAACATCAAGTGAAATGAAAGGTCCTCCTATATTTtattaaaacccacaaaactaaCACAGAATATAATTAACTTGTAACATTGTTGGGGTTAAACTAAGGCCAAAATAAAGCTCAATGAAATTAGGCAAATAATATAAGTTTAAAAGAACCAAAATAAAGCTAAATGATAATGTTCTAACATTGAGCTGGTAACATCAACTAGGAATCCTTGTAAAGCTAGTGCCCCATTGTCCTTCTAATGCTACAAAAGAAATAAATCGCGACACCGAGATTATCAAGCATATTAAATAACTAAAAACGAATATAAGTTAAACTCAAATCCTCATTAAATGGAATCATTCTTGGATTAATTTTGTCATGATATATCTTTTAGTTAGGGTAAGTATCGAATTTGTTTAAATTGatttttatgtcacaccccaaccgatagcggaaaCATCAGAGTCAGACGAACGAGATTACTCAAAGACTTCATAACattatgtgacaataattaagtTCAAAACCGTTTTCATTCATAATCAAAATTGTCAAgtacattacaagaaattcaaatacaacattgaaaaagacaaatacaacaagtttaacataacaaaaTAATCAAATCTAGTAATTCTTGTGTGTTTTTAAGTTGTCCCTACTAGGTTCGTCAtaagcatcatcatcaacctgtaacatgttaaaaataattgttcaacgcAAAAAcattggcgagtacacaagtttgcgaATACATAGCATAAGTATAGAAAGAATTACTCGAATGCACATGGCAAAATTGTATACAAGGTTATCTAGCATGCAATACTAAGTGTCAAACCTGAGTGTCCACGAGAATTATGAGTGTCCCTCACCACAAAAGTGAACGAGACCGTTTATGTATAGTAAGCTTAACAAAACGTCGACAGGCggcgtgctactcctatagcggtATATATATGTTAAGTTGGGCTAGCTAAGTTAATGACAAGAAGCATGCATGtatctagcatgaacctaagcaTAACAATAAGCATGTGTAACGGATTGAGTGAATAAAGTATGTTGTGTGCGTTTGTGTATTTTGTAAgttaacatgttacaacccaaattgtgtaaaacgaaaatgggtcaaatgtactcacggttttgcaagcttccacTTGGTAATTCTGTGAAGAGTTGATTGTTGAGGATGGAACACCGAGTCACCCTACAAGGTTAAACTAAGGTGTGTAAGTTTTGTGGATTAAGAGTGAATGGAAGGTTTCAGACTTGGAATTTAAATACCAAAAAATATGTATAAATGAAAGTAATATTCAAGTTCTAAGAGTTTGTTTATGACACCATAATTAGTGGTTTCATGGGTCCCAATTTGCCCACTAGAATCATAACAAGAACTCTAGAATCTTTGATATGATAGTTTGGGTTTATGATGGTTAATCATGGTTTGATTAACACCACAAACTCAGCCATGTTTTTATATAATAATAGGCATACTTATAAGGTAATAATACAACCTAAACCATGTCCAATCAAgtattgttatatagtgtcatgtatgtcaagcatggagGTTAGAAACCTCATTATAAAATTCACCACTACACACACCATCATCAAAATGATgggagggtcatgaataacaaTAAAATAAATCTACTCTTACAAGTTATAAGAATGTTCAAATAAAGGAGTGGAACTTGGTTTGGAAAGCTAAAGCTtccatttgttcacacttcacaagtAATAAGTTCATCATATGGAAGATGATGACTTGTGCTTGTTTTCATTATTTGATTATCAAGTTTAAACAGAAAATAAGTGAGTGTTTGAACTCATAACTTGGATGGTAATCACCCAAATACAAACCCACAATCATGGACTTGATTATGAGCTTGATGGGAACAAGATTCCATCAAGTTATCAACATAAACATGAACATACAAAGAAATAAAAAAGCAGAAAGTTTACTACACTTTGGGCCTAAAAATGGTtaggtttcaccttagtttgcccaaacaaacttgtgaaaacctttCTAGAGGTAATCCAAGTGTTTTAGATGAAAGAACAAAGATGAAATAGAAGAAAAAGTGAGTTGAAACTCACTTAAAAACTCATAACTTTCTGTCCAGATTCTGCTAAAAAGGAGTTGAGTTTGAGAGAAATTTTGAGTTTGTTTGAGTGTTGTAAAAGTGGGAAAATGGCTAGAAATGGGTTGTATttatagggaagtgattagggttTAAGTGGTTGACATTAATTATAAGTGGTTAGGGGTTAAAGCAATAAAACAAAGATTCTTGATGTTGGTTGTTGAGTCCGGTCACAAGGCTGTTAGCAGCCTTTACTTTTTTTTTGACAAAGTAATTTGTATAATTATATATAAGTCTAATTTACAACATTTGTATGCATAGagagttgtacattgtgctttaATAATATGTTATATCAGTTTTGCTGATTTTGTCTTCTCATTAGGTAGATTGGGTGGTGGAAGAGACATAAGCCCACCCAGACACCGTCAGTAATCCTCCTTCATATGAAAACCTAAATAATCTTCCTCACACTGTTACACAAGGTTGGATAGAGAGAGATCGGGAGAAAGAGAACCAGGAGAGAGATCCGACCACACTCCGGCGACCGCTCTGGTATCGATGATGACGGTGCTTTATCTACTTTAGGGTGTTGTACCGTTTGCTTCAACTTTTGTATCCTACTTTGCAGTTCAGATTGATGATGCGTTtaaccaactgcccaaagcttcCATTATCGTTCCTCTAACTTCAGATCTGCGGTGTTTATCTCCTATCCCAAATCCCAAAATCAGAATGTTTGCCTGCCATTCATTTTTCATACCCACAGGACACCATCACTTCCACCCTTGAACCCACCGCTGCTTCACAAGCCCGAAATCCAACATCACCACCACAGTTAAGGTAGGTTTTTGTTTCCTATTAATTAGCAACATAACACGTTCGTGTGCTTACTAAGATTCATGATATCTAATGAATTAATTATCTTGACTGATGGATGAGGGTTTTTGTTAATTTGTTGATGATTAGTCTTTTTTGTTAGGGTTTTTTTTCCACTCAATTTGGTAATTTAATGCAAGCTCTGGAGTGCATCGTTGATGTGAAAAAGGtacattttttattattaatgttTATTTTATAAGTTGGTGAAGTGGGTTTTGTATGGGAACCATGTTGTTTGTTTGGGACAGGccttttttgttttgtttatgcaTGTGGATCGTGTGGATTAAGTCAATACCGACTTGCTTTGATCGATTTCTTGGTCAGGTGATTGGGTTTCAATCTCAGTTGGCGCTAGCGTTATGCCTTATATCATCAATGTGCACACGGTCCCATAGGAGCGGTAAAATTTAGTGTTATAATCTTATCATATTATCCTATAATGTTATGTTATAATTTTGTCATGATATATCTTATAGTTAGGGTAAGTATCGAGTTTATTTAAATTGATCTTTGAGTCTAAATATGTTAGATCTGGTTTTATATAAATAGGGTTTGATGTAATCGGTATATCTATGTTTATTTCAatgttttaatattaaataaaaagccTCAAACTTTTAATAATAACCTATATATTTTTCATTCTCTTTTTTGTTCATTTTATTTTCTACCTGATGTGCTAAACCAATATATTCCATGTTGGCCATCAATCATGACTAAAGCGTGTTAAGTCATGCAATTCTATACATGTAATTATGCTACTATAATCTTATCTTTAAAATTATGCGTAGCGCACATGATATAATTTATGTAAGCTCCATGTGTATTTCTTTAGTAGTTGTTATGTTCTCATTACTAAATTGAATATTAAATCGTGTTACCATGTTATGTTGTTATAATGTTATCATATTATCCTAAAATGTTATGCTGTTAAATTTTGTCACGATATGTCTTATAGTTAGGGTAAGTACGAGTTAATTTAGATTGATTTTTGAGTCTAAATATGTTAGGTCTAGTTTTATATAAATAGAGTTTGATGTAATTGGTATATTGTACGTTTATTTCCATGTTTTAATGTTAAATAGAAATGCCTCAAACTTTTGATCATAATCTACATATTTTTTGTTctcttttttgtttgttttctagTTGATGTGCTAAACCAACATGATCCAAGTCGGCCATCAATCATGGCTAAAGCATGTTAAGTCATGCAATTCTATAATGTAATTACGCTACAATAGAGATAAATCTTATCTTTAAAAGCATGTGTGGCGCCCCTGATATAATTTATGTAAGCTCGATGTACATTTCTTTAGTATTTGCTATGTTCTTATTACTTAATTGAAGAATAAATTGTGTTATCGTGTTATATTTTTACCATGTTATGTTATTATAATGTTATCATATTATCCTATAATGTTATGTGGTTATAATTTTGTCATGATATATCTTATAGTTAGGGTAAGTATTGAGTTTATTTAAATTGATTTTTGAGTTTAAATATGTTAGGActggttttataaaaatacaaTTTGATGTAATCGGTATATCATACGTTTATTTCCatgttttaatattaaataaaaaaacctcAAACTTTTGATCATAACATCTTTTATGTTCGTTTTCTAGCTGATGTGCTAAACCAATATGATCCAAGTCGTCCATCAATCATGCCTAAAACATGTTAAATCATGCAATTCTATAGATGTAATTACGCTCCTATAGAAATAAATCTTATCTTTAAAACTATGCGTAGCGCACATGATATAACTTATGTAAGCTCGATGTGTATTTCTTTAGTATTTACTATGTTCTTATTACTTAATTGAAGAATATATCGTGTTATATTTTTACCATGTTGTAATAATGTTATCATTACTCCTATTACTCCTATGATGTTACCCGAGCAAGTAAAATCCAAACCTAGCTTTTTAGTTGCTGATGATCACTATTTAATACAAATATCTTGAAGATTATCGTAATCAAAACATGACCTTATAAGTTTATAGAgatttatgataccaaataaattaAATATATGTAACATTTCTTTTGAAAGAGATTTCACAATAATAATGTTACATCCTTTTTTTATAAATCTCTAGTTTATTTCTTTCATTAATGTGAGATAAACGGGATTTTATTTGATAGTATATTTCATGAAGAAATCACATTGGTAGGACATTCACGTAGATCTTCAAATAACATATGGGGACGCAACTAATATCACCAAGAAATCACATTCGTAGGACATTCAAGTAGATCTTCAAATAACATAATTTTTATAATACGAAACAGAAACCAACATTTTAaggaaagtaaaaaaaaatacaatgcaAGACCATAGAGAAAAATGCACCCAAAATAGGAAAATAGCTTCACTTTCATGGAAAATAATGGTTCGGCCACATCAGATTCGGGTTGTCAACAAACGGAGCCATCTCATACCCGGGACCAAGACCCATATTTTGTTCAGATGGATTGTTCATCCAATCTGTGAACCATTGAGTCTTTTGCATCCCACCCATACCACTCATATTAGGATCAACCATAGGTCTTTTCTCCCATGCCTGCATCACATGTCCTCTCATCATCATTTCATTATTACTACTCGATGCATGATCGCCAACACTTACATGTGCTCTAGGTGGAACTGACTCCGGTGTCATGGCTACGCCTTTACCCGTGGTGTCTTTCTTTAGGGACTCAATCCTCCTAGAAATGTCTTTTATGGTTTGGTCCACCAACCCACCTAGATCATTCAAATCCGGCAGGATCAAGTTTGCTATCGACCCTTTTCCGGTCAAGCATTGGTACATAACCTCAGTCATCTCCTTCTCCCTATTCTCCTTGATCTGCTTCTTGAGTTGCTCATTTGCTTTGGTGATCCTTTGCTTGATGAAGCTCTCTTGATTCACCATTTTCTTGCTTTGCTCCATCTCTGGCATCCTTTTGAACTGGGCTAGCACGCGTTGGACACCGATGTTGTTCGGCCACACCTCAGGTTGAGCTTCATATGGGCTATATATTATAGCACATGCATCAATGCCACATAATGTGCTCAACTCATTCACCTTCTTCATCAaacccttcttccttttcttgtaGGTTGCTTTCCTTGCTGAGTCATTCATTATGAAAGCAAGCTTCACTTTCTTCCTTGTCATAGCAACACTTATGCCAAACAAGCAAATACTTAGAGGAATTATGGAAGTTGTATGGTGGAGTTTCTTTGTTGCAACTGGGCATTGCTATATATACACTATAGGTGACATATATGACATAACTATAGCATTAAAAAATTATTTTCTATGACGTTTTTTAAGGAAAACTATTAATTCATTGATTTTCTATGCATCTGGAGTTATAACAAGGAATTAATTATATAACAATTAATATGAACACCGCTACCTGATTGGGTTTTACCAGCAATGATTTTCTATATATATGGGTTTTAAAAATTACGTAACTAGTATGGTCCCTTAAATTTGTTGTTTGTGATTTACCAGCAATGATCTTATATATATATGGGTTTTAAAAATTACGTAGCTAGTACAATGTGTAGAATGTGTAGAATGTAAACAATAATACAATATTATGTTTGCTTACATGTATTGAGGATGAAGATCAAGGGAAAACCCTTTCGAGTTGTGAGAACttgttgtgagaacttagagaactcggtcTTTCTATGCGAGTTTTGCCCCCATTTATTCCACACCCCTATattaaaatgttagaaaagactatcgtaaaaaaaattaaaaaaaaattcgaaGTGATGTTTTTCAGCCCTATACAACAGCTGTAAAAAACTAAAAACTGATGACATAATCATGACATCACTTTTTACAACATTTACGGCTgccgtaaatgaaaaaaaaactagtttttttttttggcaaaattgattatttttagtatttttggcaaaaaaaaaattgaaaaaacctTTCCTAAGACCGAGTTCTCTAAATTCTCACAACTCgtataagttttcattttaccctaatcCTATGGACTAAAAGAGTAGTTGATTTTTTAATATATACACATATGTGTAGATGTATAAAAACAATAGTACACTTTTTAAATGCATTTGCACATTTGATAGTCATTATAAACTAGGGCGGGTTTTTAAATTTGTAGTGTGTAAACAATAGTAGGATTTTGGATATTGAAATTGTTGTTTTAAATGTGGTGAATAAAATAAAACCGTGTTTTTTTTATGTATACATTTTTCATGCTTTAAATAATATTATGATTTTGAGATAAGTATACATGTAGCCATATTTTTATACTTAGACATGTGTATATATTCCTTTATTATATAGTTATATCATTATTTAattgtatagtttttttttttttttctatgcTCAATTCATTGGCTAAATACGAAAAGAATAGATATTGTGGATTTTACCAAAAAAATTGGTATTGTGAATTTGCGTTTGATCGTAGAAAGGAAATGAAAACATCAACTAAGAATATGTGAAATAATATAGAGCAAATATTCTATAATAAATCTAGGagtaaacttatgttttgcttcctgtggtttggtcgttttaataATTTTGTtccaatcctttaaaaatagccattttacttgctgat encodes the following:
- the LOC110881946 gene encoding agamous-like MADS-box protein AGL80 encodes the protein MTRKKVKLAFIMNDSARKATYKKRKKGLMKKVNELSTLCGIDACAIIYSPYEAQPEVWPNNIGVQRVLAQFKRMPEMEQSKKMVNQESFIKQRITKANEQLKKQIKENREKEMTEVMYQCLTGKGSIANLILPDLNDLGGLVDQTIKDISRRIESLKKDTTGKGVAMTPEGHVMQAWEKRPMVDPNMSGMGGMQKTQWFTDWMNNPSEQNMGLGPGYEMAPFVDNPNLMWPNHYFP